The nucleotide sequence CGATCTTCATCGGCATGGCGGCTACTCCCGGACCGGCTCGATCACGGCGCGTCCCCGGCGGCATCGAGGAAGGCGGCCAGCCGCTCCGCGGCCGCCCGCTGCAGCGACGGCAGGATGGCGGCGTAGGTGTTGGCCGTGACCGCGATCGTCGAGTGGCCGAGGATGTCCCGAACCACGGCGATGTCGGTGCCCGAGGCGAGGAGCAGCCCGGCGCGGAGGCGGCCGCTCCGAGGTCGAGCGCGAGGGCGACCGAGGCTGCACCGGCCCCATCGACGTCTGACGCTCTCCAATGGACCATCACTGCGCTGTGTCCGCCAACGTCCGCCAGCGTCCGCCGACGTCCACCAGCGTCCACAGTCGTCTCATTGCCTATCGAAACAGTCCTGTTCACGCTCACCCTTGACCTGCCTTCTCATCGAATCTCGTTGTGGATCAACAAGTTCGCCCATGTCCCGCTCCTCCATGGGGGCGCGAGTCGCCCATTGCAGGTCCCGCAGCGGTCGGGTAATCTCGGATCCCGAACGCCCGTTCGCAAGCCTACGGCAAGGCGGGCACCGTGTCAAACCATCAGGGCGAGGTCGTCGACGTGAACCCCGTCACCAGTCGCATGGGCAAGTTGCGCCTGGAGCTGCGCGAGCGCTTCGGCGACCACTTCGATCGCCGAGCCTGCGCCCGGCGAGCGGGCATCGCCGAGCGGACCTGGGCCAGCTACGAACGCGGTGAGAACATGCCGCCGGCCGATGCCGCGGTGGCCATCGCGCGAGTGTTGGGTGTGACCGCCGAGCAGCTCGTGTTCGAGCGACGGGGCCGGTGATCGGCCGTCCCGACCGGCGACAACGTAACCACCGCGGCTCCGGCTGAGTTCAGGTCGCGTGGAACGGCGCCGTCGTGGCCACCGCTACGGCCGGATGACCACTGCAATCGCCGCGATTTCTCTCCTCGGGGCGTGCGGCCAATCTCCGTCCGGGACACAACCGAGCCCGTCGGCCGGGCGCAGTTCGTCCGTCAGCCCGGCAGCGCCGATCCAGCTCGACAGCGTGCCCTCCGCCCACATCGCCTTCGACAGCGAGAGCCGTGGCCTCGCCACCGCGCAGGGAATCGTCCTTCGCACGTCTGATGGCGGAAGGACGTGGCAGCGGGTACTCAAGACGTCCGGCCCGATCCGGGACCTGCGGTGGGTTGCCCCGGGTCGTGCCCTTGAGGCATCGGCCGACGGTGTCATGGCGAGCCTCGACGCCGGCCTCACCTGGCATCCCACGAACCAGAGTCCGATGGGACGGCGCGTGATCGCTCTCGCCTTTCCCAATGCATCGAGCGGCTTCGCGGTGACGGCCGACGGCGGACTGTGGGCGGTCTCGGAGGATGCCGGCCAGTTCGTGCGGCGCGAGAGTACCGGCCTGAGCGACGTCACTGCAGTGTCGTTCGTCGACCGACAGCACGGATGGGCGGTCGGCCCTGACGGCGTCTCGACGACGGCGGACAACGGGAGGACATGGGCCCTACAGACCACTCCCTCGTTCCCCGGCCTGCCTCGGCCGCCGCTCATCCACATGGCCGACCTTCAGCATGGGTACGTCGTGGAGCGGTACGGGCCGGCTGCTGGAACCGTCTACTCCGGACTGGTGGCCACTGACGACGGCGCCCACTGGAGCTATCGCTCCGGTCCTTCCGGCAACAGCGGGCCGCCCACGCCGCTCTTCGCCACGACGCCGCCAGGAATCGACGACGTGGACGTCGAGGGGCCCGAGGCGCTCCTCGCGGCGTCCGTGAGCGACGTGGTCAGCGGCATGCAGGTGTGCACGAGCCCCGACGGTGGACGTCACTGGGCATGCACGCCGGAGCGGCTGACCCACCCAGCTCAGGTCGGCACCGGAGCGGTTGCGATCCTGCGCCTGACGGGCGGAGGACTTGTCGCTGCCTCCTTGACGAACGGGTCAGTACTCGAGCTGTCGACGAGCTCCGACGGCGGCGCGAGCTGGACAGTCGACGCACGGGTGCCGGTGGCCGCGCCGTAGCGGCGGTCCGCACAGCTACCCCCACGCCACGCCGGGAGCCGCGGCCTCGGCGTGCGGCAGCTCCCGGCAGCAGCACGCCGGACCGCTGCACGAGGCCACCACCACGCCACCGTCGACGATGCAGCCGCAGTCGGCGCACTCGAACCTCATCGCTCGTGGTCCTCCCGGGGTGGCGGCGGGCTGGACGAGATATCCGGAGTTCCGTATTCTTTATCCGCCACCACCGTCAGGGTCAAGGGGGTCCGTGCTCACCGCAACGTCCGAGTCGACCGCGACGCTGGCCCGCCTCTTCCGTGTCCTGGCGGATCCCACCCGGCTGGCGATCGTCGAGCTCCTGGAGGCGGGAGAGCTGCCGGTGCGCAGTCTGGTCGCGGCGGTGGGGAGCTCCCAGCCGCGGGTCAGCACCCACCTCGCCTGCCTGCGGCACTGCGGGCTGGTCGACACCGAGCGTCGCGGTCGCGAGGTTCTCTACCGGCTCAGCATCCCCGGGCTGCCGGCTCTGCTGCGGACCGCCGCCGGCATCGCGGCGCCGCGGGCCGAGCATCTCGCCACCTGCCATCGCGTCGGGCCGGACTGGGTCTGATGCGCGGCATCCGGTGACCCCGGCCCACCTGCGGCCCGACGGGGACGTCATCGGCCTTGCCCCGGAGCGGTGCGGGAGGCGGCGTGGCTCCGGGCTCCCGGGCCCGGAGCGGGATCTGTACCGCTGGATCCTCCGCCGCTTCGGCGGCGGCTCCGCACCGGCCGGCGGGGACGTCGAGCGGGCCGCCACCGAGCGCGGCATCGCCGCCGGCCCCGCGCTGGTGCGGATGGAGGAGCTCGACCTCGTCCAGCGCGGACCCGCCGGGACGGTCCGCTGCGCCTACCCGTTCTCGGCCGAGCCGACCGGACACACCGTCGAGCTGGAGGGCGGCCCGCCGGTGCATGCGATGTGCGCCATCGACGCCCTCGGCATTCCTCTCATGCTCCATCGCAACGGGGTGGTGCGGACCACCGACCCGGCCAGCGGCCGCGGGTTGGTGGTCTGGGTCGACCGGGCCGGGACGGTGGGGTCGGAGCCGGCCGATCCGGTGGCGCTGGTGGCGACCGCGGGAGGGACGGCGCCGCTCGCCTCGGCGTGCTGCCCGGTCATCAACCTCTTCGAGTCCCGTGAGCCCGCGGAGCGGTTCCTGGCGAGCCGGCCCGACCTCACCGGAGCGGTGCTCTCCCTCGCCGATGCGGTGGCGGTCGCCCGGGCCGTCTTCGAGGGAGTCCTCGACTAGAGCGGGACCACGGCGCGGTTCAGGCGCAGGTGCTGGAGCAGGGGAGGGCCGATCTCGACCGAGCTCACGATGTCCGCGCACACCCTCGCGACCGAGGAGAGCGGGGGGTGGCAGGCGACGCTGAAGTACAGCGTCCGGCCGGACACGTCCTCCCGGACGGGCTGGAGGACGAGACGGTGGTCGGGCTGGGGGACGGGACGGAGGGTGACCGGGTGCCCCCGGAGGGTGGCGGCGAGGGGCCGCAGCTCCGGCACGCTCTCACAGGGCGCGGCGCACCCCGCGGCGACCGCCTCGGGCGCCCAGCTGATCCGGAAGGTGGCTCCGAAGGGTCCCACCAGGGTGATCTGCCCGGCGCCGGACGTCGCCCCGGCGCCGCCGGCCCGGTGCCAGCCGGCGGGGATGCGCAGGCTGACAGCCGGCCCGCTCCGGAGGAGGAGCACCACGGCGCCGCCGAGGAGGACGGCGGCGAGGAGCACCAGCAGGGCTCCGATGCGCAGTCCGCGGCGCCGGGGGGACGGCTTCACCTCCGCCCGCTCAGGCCCAGTCGGTGGTGGCGGTCTCTGTCGCGGCGAGGGCCGCCGCGCGGGTCAGGTGGTCGTCCATGCGCACGATGCGGCCGTCGCGCAGCGTGTACACGATGAAGATCTGTCCCTGCAGGGGCGCCCCCGGGATGTCGCGGAACCGCGGCCCCCCGATCCCCACGACCACGCGGTCGCCGGCGTCGAGGATCTCGATGTGGTCGACGCCGAAGTCCTCGCGGGTGAGGTTGCGGCGCATGTTGTCGAGCACCTCGTGGCGATCGTGGCAGACGAGGTGCTCGAGCACCCCCTGGTGGACGACGTCGGGATCGAGCCGCGTCGCGATGCTCTCCAGGTCCCGCCGCCGCATCGCGTGCAGGTGATCGAAGACGATCTCGAGGTTCCCCCGGCTCATCCATGGCCTCCCGGAGTCCGATGCTGCGACCCAGCGTAGCCCGGTCCCGACCTCTGCGCATCGGCCGGAGAGCCGCGGTCGGCGCCGCCTTTCGCCGGCAAAGCGACAGACCTGACTAGAGGCGTCGCGCGAGTATGTGCGCTGCGCCTCTATACGGGCGCGGATGGTGTCGCCCGGAAACATGAATGGGGACTTGACAGCGGGCGCAGTCCCCTCCACGCTGGACCTGAGCGCGGGATTTTGCCACGGGGTGGAGGGGATTCTAGCCATGTATGTCCAGAACGGTGACCGTCCCCAGTGGGCGTGGAGCGGGCAGCACGTCGAGGTGGCCTCGGCCTGGGAGCTGAGGACGCCGGTCCAGGAGGTGACCAACGGCACCGCCGGAGGCCCGCCGCCGGTCGAGCTGCTCGGCGAGGTGTCGGGGCGGCCGTCGTGGGCCTGGGGCGGCGAGCGCGCCGCGGCGGCGGCTGCGGCTGCCGATGCGGCGGCGGCGCCCGAGGTCGCGGCACCGGCGGCTCCGGCGGTGACGGCGGGCTCCGACGATCGTCCGGCATGGTCCTGGGGCGGCGGGACGGTCGCCTAACCGTTTCGTCTCGGCTCCCATGAGTGCCCGGCGCGAGCTGTTCGCCCTCTGGTCACGCTGCGACAGCCTGCGTGAGCGGGTGGGACCGGCCGCGGTCGAGCTGCGCCCGGACGCCCGGCGGCTCCTCGGCGTCGCCTCCGACGAGCTGGCGAGCGCGCTGCGGCGCCTCGACAGCGCGCACATGCTCACCCCCGGGCAGAGCGGGGAGCTCCAGAACGCCCTGTCCGGCCTGGCCGCGGCGAGCTGCGGCGGGCTACCGCTCTCCACCGCGGTGGCCCGCTACGCGTTCGCCCTGCAGGAGGTGGCCGCCGCCTTCCACATCGAGCTCGTCCCGCATCCACCCGACCTCGTCGCCGCGGTCGCCACCGCCGCTCCCGGGCGCAACGGTTCGGCGCGCCTCGCCGGGGCCGGCGAGGTCCCGGTGCCGATCCGCGTCGAGGGCGCCGAGGGTGGGCCCGGCCCCGCGAGCGAGGCGGTGGAGGCGCTGGCGTTCGTCACCTCGGTTGCGGCCAAGGGCGGCCACCGTCTCGGCGGCTTCAGCGGATCGGGCGGCGACGCCGGGTACCGCTTCACCGCGCGCTGCGCCGACTGCGGCGACCAGGTCAGCGTGCTCCGGCAGGACGAGCTGTGGTCCTTCACCCCGGTCGTGCCCTGCTCCCGCGGGGTCTCGCCGCCCGCCTGATCAGCGCGGCGCAGCCCGTCCGCCACCGGCGGCAGCGGTTGGTCGACGTCCTCCGCCACCGCCGGGGTTGCACCGATCGGGCGCCGGGGCTTCGGAACCGTGCGCGTATGCTGGACCGACGTTTCCCACCACGGTCTCGAGGGGGGTTCGACATGAGGCGGATGCTCGCCGTCCCCGCGGCCGCGCTCAGCCTGGCGGCCGGCGCCATCCCCGCCGCGGCCGCGCCGGCCGCGACCGCACGGGTGGCGCTGTTCCCGTCGCAGGTGAGCTTCGGCAGCCAGCCGGTCGGCAGCGTGCAACAGCGCTCGGTGTCGGTGGAGAGCGTCGGCGACGCCCCGCTCCACGTGCGCTCGGTGTTCGTCAACGACTACTCGGGCTCGTACAGCCTGGTGTTCAACACCTGCAGCGGCGCGACCCTGCCGCCGGGTCAGATCTGCCAGTTCACCATCCAGTTCCACCCCCGCACCCCCGGCCAGCACAGCGCCAGCGCCCTGGTCTACGACGACGCCCCGGAGGGCACCCAGAACGTCCCCATCTGGGGCGCCGCGACAGGCCGGTAGCTTCCGTCACGGATCCGTCACACCCCCGTCCCCGGGACGTCGCAGCCGCGGCGCCGATGGGGAGGAACATCGAGGTGCACGGCGCTCCGGCGCCGGCCCCCGACGACCAAGGAGGGACGGAGCAGATGCTCCAGCGGATGCGGCCCATGACCTGGCTGATGGTGGCGTTCAACGCGCTGCTGCTGGTCGGGATGGTGGCCGGCGCTCCCCTCCCGGGACCCGCCTGGTTCCTCGGCAACGGGGTGCTCGCGGTGCTCTGGGTGGCGAGCAACCCGCGCCGGCGGAGCTGCCCGCAGTGCCGCTCCGAGGTGCCGCGCGCGTTCCTCGTGTGCAACGTCTGCCGCTACGACCTCTACCGTCCGCTCCCGCAGCGGCGGCCCCGGGGCACCGGGCACAGCTGATCGTGCTCGCCGGGCCGACCGGCGGCTCCGAGGCGATACGCTGGCAGACATGATGGGGCCGGTGGGACGTCTCTCCCGCACCGTCGACCACGCGGTGCGCTGGCGCCTGGGGCTGATCGGGGTGCACTCCGGTCTCGCGGCGCCGGCCGCGTACGACAGCGCCGGGGCATTCTGGGCGGCCAGCCGGGTGCTCGATCCCGAGCCCGTCACCGGCCGTCCGATGGCCGACCGGAGGGGGTCGGGCTCCACCCGCCTGGTCGACATCAGCGCCGCCAGCAGCGGTCCGGGCGACCATCCCGGCAGCCGCAGCGTCAGCGGCCGGCTGGCGCTCCACCCCGACCCGGGCGCTCCGGTGGTGCTCCTGCTCCACGGCTATGCCGCGCCGAGCCCGTTCTACGAGGACCATCACATGCGCCTGCTGCTCCGCCGGGGGCTGAGCGCGGCGCGGATCGACCTGCCCTTCCACCTCAACCGGCGCATCCCCGGGCGCGGCGCCGGCTCCGGGTTCTTCAGCAGCGACCCCGCCCACACGTGCGCGGTGCTCCGTCAGGCCGCCGAGGACGCGGCCGCGGTGGTCGCGTGGCTCCGGCGGGAGGTCAGCCCGGCGGTCGGGCTGCTCGGCTTCAGCCTCGGCGGCCTGGTCGGCTGCCTGCTCGCCGCCCACGTCCGGCTCGACTCGCTGGTGTCGGTCACGCCTCCCTGCGACCTCGCCGAGCTCACCCTGGAGCGCTCGCCGGTGCGGCTGCGCCGCGAGCTCGGCGTCGTCGCCGGCGGGGGAGGGCCCTGGGGGACCGACGCGCTCGCCGCCCGCGCCGCCCTCGACCTGGCGATGGCGCCGGTGATCCCGCGGCTGCTCAGCCCGCGGACCCCCGGGGAGCGCATCACCCTGGTCGCCGCCGAGCACGACCTCATCGTCGGTGACGCGCCGGTGCGCGAGCTGGCCGCGGCCTGGGGCGCCCAGTGCTGGGCCTATGGCCACGGCCACGTCACCGTGATGACCGCACGCGGGCTCACCACCCGCATCCACGACCGGCTCCGCCGCGACCTCGCCGCGGGTCCGGCCGGGTCCGGGGCGATCGCCGGATGACCCCGGCCGCGCCGCTGCTGCGCCGCACCGGGCTGACCCGCTCGGGACGGCGGTTCGAGATCCGGCCCGCCGGTGCCGACGACGCCCCCGCGCTGGTGGCGCTGCGCGACGCGGTCGCCGCCGAGGGCACCTGGGTCGCCGCCGAGCCCGGCGAGCGCAGCGTGCTCGAGGAGAGCCTGGCGCTCGCCGGCCTGATCAGCCACGGCGGCCTCTCCCTGGTCGCCGAGGTGGATGGACGGGTGGCCGGGCAGCTCGCGGTGCATCGCCAGCAGGGCCGCTACGAGAGCCATCGCGGCGACCTCTCGATCACCGTCGATCGCCACCTCCGCGGGCAGGGGCTGGGCCGGGCGCTGGTCGAGACCGCCGTCGACTGGGCCCGCGCCGTCCGCCTCGCCAAGCTCACCCTCGGCGTCTTCCCCGAGAACCACCGGGCGCTCGCCCTCTACCGGTCGGCCGGTTTCGAGGAGGAGGGGAGGCTCCGCGGCCACCTCCGGGTGGGCGGCGAGGCGCGCGACCTGGTGCTCATGGGGCTGCTGCTCAGCCCCCGCTGAACGGTCCTCGATGGGCGCGGACCGGGGGCCCTGCTATCCTCGCCCGAGATGAGCGACGTCCGTCCGATCGGCGTCTTCGATTCCGGCGTCGGTGGGCTCACCGTGCTCCGCGAGCTCCGCAGCCAGTGCCCCGGCGAACGGCTGCTGTACCTCGCCGACCTCGCCCACTTCCCCTACGGGCCGCGGTACCAGCACGAGGTGCGCGAGTTCGCGCTGAGGATCATCGAGCACCTGGTCGGCGAGGACGTGAAGCTGGTGGTGATCGCCTGCAACACCGCCACCGCGGCGGCGCTGCACGCGGCCCGGGAGCGGTTCGACGTCCCCATCGTCGGGGTGATCGCGCCGGGGGCGCAGGCGGCGGTCGACGCCACCCGCAACGGGCGGATCGCGGTGATCAGCACCGAGGGCACCTTCGCCAGCCAGCAGTACCTCCACGCCATCAAGGAGGCCAACCCCGGCGTGGGCGTGCTCCCCCGGGCGGCGCCCCACCTCGTCGACATCGTCGAGGCCGGCCAGGCCGACTCGCCGGCGGCGGAGGTGGCGCTCGCCGAGGTGCTCGAGGAGGTCACCGGCTGGGGGGCCGACACCCTGGTGCTCGGCTGCACCCACTACCCGCTGCTCCGTCCCGCGCTGGCTCGGGTGGCCCCGGGGCTCACCGTGGTCGACAGCGCCGAGACCACCGCGGCCCGGGTGCGCCGCATCCTCGCCGTCAACCGCCTCGGCGCCGGCGACGACGCCGCCACCCCGCCCCGGCTGCTGGTGACCGGCCACCCCGAGCGCTTCATCGACGCCGCCGCGCTGCTCTTCGGCGAGGCGCCCCCCGCCCCCGAGGTGCTCGACCTCTGGGGCACCGGGGTGACCGGCGCGGTCGCCACCCGGTTCCGCGGGATCCTGGCGTCGTGAGCGTCTCCTCGGAGACCTTCCTGGAGCCGATCGCGGAGGAGCTGCGCGAGCTCGAGCGCCGGCTCCACGAGACCGTGGCCGCCGACCTGGGCTTCATGGCGAAGGCGATGGAGCACATCGTCAGCGCCGGCGGCAAGCGTATCCGCCCGGCGCTGCTCATCCTCAGCGCCAAGCTCGGCGACGCCGACATCGACCACGTCTACAACGCCGCCATGGGGATCGAGTTCATCCACACGGCGACGCTGATCCACGACGACCTCATCGACGACGCCGAGACCCGCCGCGGGCTGGCCACGATCCACGCCGTGCTCGGCGCCAACCCGGCGATCATCGTCGGTGACTACTACTTCGGGAAGGGCGCCAACCTGCTCTCGGCGATCGGCATCCCGCTGATCACCGAGGTGGTGAGCGCCACGGTGATGAAGATCTGCATGGGCGAGCTGCAGCAGCTCACCAGCAAGCGCCACTACGAGCAGCCGGTCGAGGCGTACTACACGAAGATCGAGCGCAAGACCGCCACCATGCTCAGCGCCGCCTGCCACTGCGGGGCGATCGTCGCCGGGATGGACGAGGAGGCGCAGCGGGCCCTGGAGCGCTACGGCCGCGACCTCGGCATCGCCTTCCAGATCGCCGACGACGTGCTCGACTACACCGCCACCGAGGAGCAGCTGGGCAAGCCCACCGGCGCCGACCTCCGCCAGGGCACGGTCACCCTGCCGCTGATGTACGCGCTCAAGGACCCGGAGGTGGGACCGGCGCTGCGCACCGTGCTCGCCCGCGAGCCGCTGAGCGACGCCGACGCCGACGAGGTGGTCGGGCTGGTGCGGGGTTCGACCGGGGTGGTCGAGGCCGAGCGCCGCGCCCACGAGTTCACCGACAGGGCGCGGGCCGAGCTCGCCATCTTCCCCGAGTGCGAGGCCCGCAGCGCCCTCGAGTCGATCTGCGACTACGTGGTCGAGCGCCGTACGTGATCCTGCCGGACGGCGGTCAGAGCGCTCCCCAGCGCTCCAGCAGGCGGGCGAAGATCAGGCCCCAGAGGGTGAGCATCGCCGCCGCCGCAACCAGCCCCAGCGCCTCGATCGCAGTGGGCAGGGCGCTCCCCTGGGCGACCGCGTCGCCGGACATCGCGGCCACCCCGTAGACGGCGGCGCGGGCGCTGTCGACCAGGGCGACGACCGCCAGGATGATGATCGCGGTCCGCACCGCGGCGTACTCGCGGCGCAGCGCCGAGCGGATGTCCGCGGCCGTCCAGCGGCCGCCGGGGGGACGGCCGGCGGGGGGCTCGGGGCGGCCTCGCCAGAGGCGGAGCAGGGCGAGGCCGAAGAACACCGCGGCCAGCCACCCCGGCCAGGCGGTGCGCGGCGAGGAGCCGTCGCCGAGCAGGGTCGCGACGACGTTGAGGTCGGCCCCGGAGCTGAGCTCGGCGGCGAAGTGCCGCTGTCCGGCGAGCGCGGCCACGCCGATGCCCACGGCGGCGGCCGCGACCAGCCAGAGCAGCGCGATCCGCTGCACCGGGTGGAGGCGGCCGAGACCGTAGAGGCGGGCCAGCACCGTGCCTCAGGCCACCCCGCGTCGGGCGCGCGGGGAGAGGGCGGGGACCATGCGCGCAGCCTAACCAACCGGCATATCGGTGCGGACCCGTACCATGCTCCGCGGTGAGCAGCCCCCCCGCCGCGATCCGGCCCGCGCCCGCCCGATGACCCCCAACGGCGGCGCCCCGCGCCTGCGCGTGGTCACCTACAACATCCTGCTCGGCGGCGGCGGGCGCGAGGATCGCATCGCCGCGGTGCTGGAGCGCTCCGGCGCCGACGTCATCGCGCTGCAGGAGTGCACCGACCTCGAGCTGGTGCGCGAGATCGGCGAGCGGCTCTCCATGGAGGTGGTGGTGGGGGAGTCGAGCGACGGCTCCGACCTCAACCTCGCGATCCTCAGCCGCCTCCCGGTGCGCCGCTGGAGGAACCACCGCCACCCCAACGTGATGCTCCGCGGTCACCTGGAGTGCGAGGTGGGCACCGGGGTGCGGGGCTTCTCCCGGGTGCGGGTCCACTGCCTCCACCTCGCCGCCCGCTTCGGCGAGCGCGCCAACGGCGAGACCCGGCGGATGCAGGAGATCCAGTCCGTCCTCTACGACATCGGCCAGGCGCGCGAGCTGCCCCACGTGATCACCGGCGACCTCAACTCGATCGCGCCGGGCGACAACGTCGCCGCCAGCGCCTTCCTGGCGCGGATGGCGGAGCTGCGCCGCGCCGGGGTGGTGGTGCGCGGGCTCGACGGCCTGCTCGGCCCGGTGGAGCGGGGCAGCGCCGGCGAGGCCGAGGTGGCGGGCCGGTACCAGAAGGTCGGCATCGACCCCGACCTCGACGTCGGGCTGCCCCGGCTGCCCTGGATCCTCACCCCCTTCACCGAGGTGCTGCCGAGGCTGCCGTACACCGACCGCTTCCTCAACACCCACATCCAGCGCTGGACCGTCGACCACCTCCTCAAGGCGGGCTACACCGACTGCTTCCGCGAGCTCCACCGCGGCGGCGACCCCGGCTACACCTGCGCCACGTGGATGCCGGCGGCGCGGATCGACTACGCGTTCGCCGATCCCCTGCTCGCCCCGCGCCTGCTCGACTGCGCGGTGATCGGCTCGGGTCCGGGTGGCGACCCCGACACCGCCACCGCCTCCGACCACCTCCCGCTGCGTACCGACTTCCGCCTGGACTGATCCGCGGCTCCGGGCCGGGCTCCGTATACTCGGCGGCTCATGCCCTCCGTCCCCCCCTGCGCCCACGCCATCGTGGGCGGCTCGGGCACCGCCGCGATCGACTTCCCGGAGGCCCTCGGCGACCCGCGGATCCGGGTGATCGGCGACCCCCTGGTGGTCTCGACCCCCTTCGGCGAGAGCCCGCCGGTGAAGCGGATCGCGCTGACCCTCGCCGGCGGCGG is from Candidatus Dormiibacterota bacterium and encodes:
- a CDS encoding helix-turn-helix transcriptional regulator yields the protein MNPVTSRMGKLRLELRERFGDHFDRRACARRAGIAERTWASYERGENMPPADAAVAIARVLGVTAEQLVFERRGR
- a CDS encoding YCF48-related protein, encoding MTTAIAAISLLGACGQSPSGTQPSPSAGRSSSVSPAAPIQLDSVPSAHIAFDSESRGLATAQGIVLRTSDGGRTWQRVLKTSGPIRDLRWVAPGRALEASADGVMASLDAGLTWHPTNQSPMGRRVIALAFPNASSGFAVTADGGLWAVSEDAGQFVRRESTGLSDVTAVSFVDRQHGWAVGPDGVSTTADNGRTWALQTTPSFPGLPRPPLIHMADLQHGYVVERYGPAAGTVYSGLVATDDGAHWSYRSGPSGNSGPPTPLFATTPPGIDDVDVEGPEALLAASVSDVVSGMQVCTSPDGGRHWACTPERLTHPAQVGTGAVAILRLTGGGLVAASLTNGSVLELSTSSDGGASWTVDARVPVAAP
- a CDS encoding metalloregulator ArsR/SmtB family transcription factor, whose amino-acid sequence is MLTATSESTATLARLFRVLADPTRLAIVELLEAGELPVRSLVAAVGSSQPRVSTHLACLRHCGLVDTERRGREVLYRLSIPGLPALLRTAAGIAAPRAEHLATCHRVGPDWV
- a CDS encoding alkylmercury lyase family protein, which translates into the protein MTPAHLRPDGDVIGLAPERCGRRRGSGLPGPERDLYRWILRRFGGGSAPAGGDVERAATERGIAAGPALVRMEELDLVQRGPAGTVRCAYPFSAEPTGHTVELEGGPPVHAMCAIDALGIPLMLHRNGVVRTTDPASGRGLVVWVDRAGTVGSEPADPVALVATAGGTAPLASACCPVINLFESREPAERFLASRPDLTGAVLSLADAVAVARAVFEGVLD
- a CDS encoding nuclear transport factor 2 family protein: MSRGNLEIVFDHLHAMRRRDLESIATRLDPDVVHQGVLEHLVCHDRHEVLDNMRRNLTREDFGVDHIEILDAGDRVVVGIGGPRFRDIPGAPLQGQIFIVYTLRDGRIVRMDDHLTRAAALAATETATTDWA
- a CDS encoding choice-of-anchor D domain-containing protein produces the protein MRRMLAVPAAALSLAAGAIPAAAAPAATARVALFPSQVSFGSQPVGSVQQRSVSVESVGDAPLHVRSVFVNDYSGSYSLVFNTCSGATLPPGQICQFTIQFHPRTPGQHSASALVYDDAPEGTQNVPIWGAATGR
- a CDS encoding GNAT family protein; protein product: MTPAAPLLRRTGLTRSGRRFEIRPAGADDAPALVALRDAVAAEGTWVAAEPGERSVLEESLALAGLISHGGLSLVAEVDGRVAGQLAVHRQQGRYESHRGDLSITVDRHLRGQGLGRALVETAVDWARAVRLAKLTLGVFPENHRALALYRSAGFEEEGRLRGHLRVGGEARDLVLMGLLLSPR
- the murI gene encoding glutamate racemase — translated: MSDVRPIGVFDSGVGGLTVLRELRSQCPGERLLYLADLAHFPYGPRYQHEVREFALRIIEHLVGEDVKLVVIACNTATAAALHAARERFDVPIVGVIAPGAQAAVDATRNGRIAVISTEGTFASQQYLHAIKEANPGVGVLPRAAPHLVDIVEAGQADSPAAEVALAEVLEEVTGWGADTLVLGCTHYPLLRPALARVAPGLTVVDSAETTAARVRRILAVNRLGAGDDAATPPRLLVTGHPERFIDAAALLFGEAPPAPEVLDLWGTGVTGAVATRFRGILAS
- a CDS encoding polyprenyl synthetase family protein, whose translation is MSVSSETFLEPIAEELRELERRLHETVAADLGFMAKAMEHIVSAGGKRIRPALLILSAKLGDADIDHVYNAAMGIEFIHTATLIHDDLIDDAETRRGLATIHAVLGANPAIIVGDYYFGKGANLLSAIGIPLITEVVSATVMKICMGELQQLTSKRHYEQPVEAYYTKIERKTATMLSAACHCGAIVAGMDEEAQRALERYGRDLGIAFQIADDVLDYTATEEQLGKPTGADLRQGTVTLPLMYALKDPEVGPALRTVLAREPLSDADADEVVGLVRGSTGVVEAERRAHEFTDRARAELAIFPECEARSALESICDYVVERRT
- a CDS encoding endonuclease/exonuclease/phosphatase family protein; this encodes MRTRTMLRGEQPPRRDPARARPMTPNGGAPRLRVVTYNILLGGGGREDRIAAVLERSGADVIALQECTDLELVREIGERLSMEVVVGESSDGSDLNLAILSRLPVRRWRNHRHPNVMLRGHLECEVGTGVRGFSRVRVHCLHLAARFGERANGETRRMQEIQSVLYDIGQARELPHVITGDLNSIAPGDNVAASAFLARMAELRRAGVVVRGLDGLLGPVERGSAGEAEVAGRYQKVGIDPDLDVGLPRLPWILTPFTEVLPRLPYTDRFLNTHIQRWTVDHLLKAGYTDCFRELHRGGDPGYTCATWMPAARIDYAFADPLLAPRLLDCAVIGSGPGGDPDTATASDHLPLRTDFRLD